In one window of Phoenix dactylifera cultivar Barhee BC4 unplaced genomic scaffold, palm_55x_up_171113_PBpolish2nd_filt_p 000655F, whole genome shotgun sequence DNA:
- the LOC103721218 gene encoding pentatricopeptide repeat-containing protein At5g65560-like: protein MMKPPSPSPMVRALLPSPHFALLLKIPNPSLLSSLFSSLAHSPEPNPSLLVAEAHRILAGPRWRDSPELARLGPADVAKVLRSHRNPRRALHFFRWFSQRHSHKCSIDCFFALLDRLVAARMFLPANRVSVQMVRSCQSKEEMIQAIDFFNGKRFRFDLFGYNALLIQLGKLDMVGVALNLYHQMLGSGVEPNLLTFNTVINILCKNGKVKEAGLILSRILQCDLKPDTFTFTSLILGHCRSQDLDSAFGVFDLMVKEGCEPNSATYSTLINGLCNEGGWTRLWDSNSAYYTIPIVELCSCGRMSEACNLVVDMKKRGCLLNVQTYTALISGLCRLNGLEMAVGLFHKMARDGLAANTVTHNALINGLWDAGRIGDALKVFEMMERHGCLPNSQTFNEMIRGFCLIGRVEKAMILFHRMLTVGPSPNQVTYNTIIDGYCKIGNLNNAIRMLDHMKENGHEPDEWTYTELVNGFCKGGKLDMAHKTFEEMLECGLSPNEVSYTALIDGYCKDGKLDNALALLNRMEKSSCKPNVRTYNAIINGFSRKNQLSEAEKLFSEMVEQGLLPNVVTYTALIDGLCKNGATLLALKIMDEMLKRNCSPNLHTYSALICGCAKKQG, encoded by the exons ATGATGAAACCCCCGTCGCCGTCTCCAATGGTGAGagccctcctcccctccccccaCTTTGCCCTCCTCCTCAAGATTCCAAAcccttctctcctctcctccctcttctcctccctcgccCACTCCCCGGAGCCTAACCCCTCCCTTCTCGTCGCCGAGGCGCACCGGATCCTCGCCGGCCCCCGGTGGCGCGATAGCCCCGAGCTCGCCCGCCTCGGCCCCGCCGACGTCGCCAAGGTCCTCCGCTCCCACCGCAACCCCCGCCGAGCCCTCCACTTCTTCCGCTGGTTCTCTCAGAGGCATTCCCACAAATGCAGCATCGACTGCTTCTTCGCGCTCCTTGACCGCCTCGTCGCCGCCCGCATGTTCTTGCCCGCCAACCGCGTCTCCGTCCAGATGGTCAGATCGTGCCAAAGCAAAGAAGAGATGATCCAGGCGATCGATTTCTTCAACGGTAAACGATTCAGATTCGATCTTTTTGGTTACAACGCGCTCTTGATCCAGCTGGGCAAGCTCGACATGGTCGGCGTCGCTCTGAATCTGTATCACCAGATGCTGGGCAGCGGTGTGGAGCCGAATTTGTTGACTTTCAATACTGTGATCAATATCTTGTGCAAGAATGGGAAGGTCAAGGAGGCGGGTTTGATTTTGAGTAGGATTTTACAGTGTGATCTGAAGCCTGATACATTTACTTTTACGTCATTAATTCTAGGTCATTGCAGGAGTCAAGACCTCGATTCGGCCTTTGGAGTGTTTGATTTGATGGTTAAGGAAGGATGCGAGCCAAACTCGGCGACATACTCCACTCTGATTAATGGGTTGTGCAATGAGGGAGGTTGGACGAGGCTCTGGGATT CCAACAGTGCATACTACACCATCCCAATTGTGGAGCTTTGCAGCTGTGGGCGCATGAGTGAGGCCTGTAATTTGGTTGTTGACATGAAGAAGAGGGGATGCCTGCTGAATGTTCAGACATACACTGCGCTAATCAGCGGGCTATGTCGATTGAATGGGCTTGAGATGGCAGTCGGGTTGTTTCACAAGATGGCGAGGGATGGTTTGGCAGCAAATACGGTGACCcataatgcattgattaatggTTTGTGGGATGCGGGAAGAATTGGAGACGCTCTAAAGGTTTTCGAGATGATGGAGAGACATGGTTGCCTGCCAAATTCACAAACTTTCAATGAGATGATAAGGGGCTTCTGTTTGATAGGTAGAGTGGAGAAGGCAATGATTCTCTTCCATAGGATGCTAACAGTAGGTCCTTCACCAAACCAGGTGACATATAATACAATCATAGATGGGTATTGCAAAATTGGTAATCTTAACAATGCTATTAGGATGCTGGATCATATGAAAGAGAATGGGCATGAGCCTGATGAATGGACTTACACTGAACTTGTTAATGGGTTTTGCAAAGGGGGAAAACTGGATATGGCACACAAAACATTTGAAGAAATGCTGGAGTGTGGCTTGAGCCCAAACGAGGTTTCATACACTGCATTAATAGATGGGTACTGCAAGGATGGGAAGCTTGATAATGCATTGGCCTTATTAAATAGGATGGAGAAAAGTAGTTGCAAACCAAATGTGCGTACTTATAATGCAATAATTAATGGCTTTTCCAGGAAAAATCAGCTTTCAGAAGCAGAGAAACTATTTAGCGAGATGGTCGAGCAAGGTTTGTTGCCCAATGTTGTCACTTACACAGCATTGATTGATGGGTTGTGTAAGAATGGTGCCACATTGCTTGCGCTGAAGATCATGGATGAAATGTTGAAGAGAAACTGCTCGCCCAATCTCCACACCTATAGTGCTCTTATTTGTGGGTGTGCCAAGAAGCAAGGCTGA